In Flavobacterium sp. N3904, one DNA window encodes the following:
- the ligA gene encoding NAD-dependent DNA ligase LigA, with protein MNIQQTIQTLREELNLHNHSYYVLDNPTISDYEFDLKLKELQDLENKHPEFFDANSPTQRVGGTITKNFETVPHEYRMYSLDNSYSKEDLIDWQNRIQKVLGNVPLEYTCELKYDGASISITYENGMLKRAVTRGDGFQGDDVTNNIKTIKSIPLQLKGNFPEHFAIRGEIILPFAGFEKMNQDLIEIGETPYSNPRNTASGSLKLQDSAEVAKRPLDCLLYFLIGPNLPFSSQFEGLEIARNWGFKAPAEAKLTKNLDEVFQFIEYWDVHRHELPYETDGVVIKVNDFRHQEELGYTAKSPRWAIAYKFKSEQVSTKLNSISYQVGRTGAITPVANLEPVQLAGTIVKRASLHNADQIEKLDIRVNDTVFVEKGGEIIPKIIAVDLSKRTENSKPTQYITHCPECNTELIRGEGEANHYCPNFYGCPPQIIGRIQHYISRKAMDIEGLGGETVALLFNNGLLHNYADLYELTVEQILPLDRMAQKSAENLVNGVKKSKEIPFESVLFALGIRFVGETVAKKLAKHYKNIDALQQATLVDLILVDEIGERIAQSVIDFFENTDNKIIIERLKRYGVQFEIVEKVNPNATNKFLGKTFVVSGVFSTFSRDELKTLIEDNGGKIGSSISAKTDFVVAGDNMGPAKLEKANKLNVPIISEDQFITMLNES; from the coding sequence CTTTGAAACTGTTCCGCATGAATATCGGATGTATTCACTTGACAATTCCTATTCTAAAGAAGATTTGATCGATTGGCAAAATAGAATTCAAAAGGTTTTAGGGAATGTTCCTTTAGAATATACTTGTGAATTAAAATATGATGGAGCTTCGATAAGTATCACTTATGAGAATGGAATGCTAAAACGTGCTGTGACTCGTGGAGATGGTTTTCAAGGCGATGATGTAACTAATAATATTAAAACAATTAAATCAATTCCGTTGCAGTTGAAAGGAAATTTTCCCGAACACTTTGCTATTAGGGGAGAAATCATTTTGCCTTTTGCAGGATTTGAAAAAATGAATCAGGATTTAATAGAAATTGGAGAAACTCCATATTCCAACCCGAGAAATACAGCTTCTGGTAGTTTAAAATTGCAAGACAGTGCCGAAGTAGCCAAGCGTCCTTTGGATTGTTTGCTTTATTTTTTAATTGGTCCAAACTTGCCTTTTTCTTCTCAATTTGAAGGATTAGAAATAGCAAGAAATTGGGGGTTTAAAGCGCCAGCTGAAGCAAAATTGACTAAGAATCTGGATGAAGTTTTTCAGTTTATTGAATATTGGGATGTTCATCGTCATGAGTTGCCTTATGAAACAGATGGAGTGGTTATAAAAGTAAATGATTTTCGTCATCAGGAAGAACTAGGATATACTGCCAAATCACCAAGATGGGCTATTGCATATAAATTCAAATCAGAACAGGTTTCAACAAAATTAAATTCGATTTCCTATCAGGTAGGAAGAACAGGAGCTATTACACCAGTTGCTAATCTGGAGCCTGTTCAATTGGCAGGAACGATTGTAAAACGTGCTTCTTTGCATAATGCTGATCAGATTGAGAAATTAGATATTCGAGTGAATGACACGGTTTTTGTTGAAAAAGGAGGGGAGATTATTCCTAAAATTATTGCCGTAGATTTAAGTAAACGCACCGAAAATTCAAAGCCTACCCAATATATTACTCATTGCCCTGAGTGCAATACTGAGTTAATACGAGGAGAAGGCGAGGCCAATCATTATTGTCCTAATTTTTATGGCTGTCCTCCTCAAATAATAGGGCGAATTCAGCATTATATTTCTCGAAAAGCTATGGACATAGAAGGTCTTGGAGGAGAAACGGTTGCGCTGCTTTTTAATAACGGATTGTTACATAATTATGCCGATTTGTATGAATTGACAGTAGAGCAAATTTTGCCTCTGGACAGAATGGCGCAAAAATCAGCTGAAAATCTCGTAAATGGAGTTAAAAAATCAAAAGAAATTCCGTTTGAAAGCGTTTTGTTTGCACTCGGTATTCGTTTTGTGGGAGAAACTGTTGCCAAAAAACTGGCCAAACATTATAAAAATATTGATGCTTTGCAACAAGCAACTCTCGTGGATTTGATTTTGGTAGATGAAATTGGAGAAAGAATTGCGCAAAGCGTGATTGACTTTTTTGAAAATACTGATAATAAAATCATCATCGAAAGATTAAAACGTTACGGCGTACAATTTGAAATTGTCGAAAAAGTAAATCCAAATGCAACTAATAAATTCTTAGGAAAAACATTTGTCGTTTCAGGTGTTTTTTCGACTTTTTCTAGAGACGAATTGAAGACTTTGATTGAGGATAATGGTGGTAAAATTGGAAGTTCAATTTCTGCAAAAACTGATTTTGTAGTTGCAGGTGATAATATGGGTCCAGCTAAGTTAGAAAAAGCAAATAAACTTAATGTGCCAATAATCTCAGAAGATCAATTTATTACAATGTTAAATGAAAGCTAG
- a CDS encoding DUF6913 domain-containing protein, with protein sequence MFLNYLKNLILNRKIKKSLTNVKANNFSGSIKTVGLFIDESCFFYKEKLIDEIVKNGIDINNIKVILYKESFEKKEVFTYPTFGLKDFDFNARINLKEINAFINEDFDLLINYYDIEKPVLLLLTNNSSAKFKVGFSSIDKRLNHFMIAVNAQDYSVFTQELFRYLKILNKI encoded by the coding sequence ATGTTTTTAAATTATTTAAAGAACCTAATTTTAAATAGAAAAATAAAAAAAAGCCTGACCAATGTCAAAGCAAATAATTTTTCGGGTTCGATCAAAACAGTTGGATTGTTTATTGATGAAAGTTGTTTTTTTTATAAAGAAAAATTAATCGATGAAATTGTAAAAAATGGAATCGACATCAATAACATTAAAGTTATTTTATACAAAGAATCTTTTGAAAAAAAGGAAGTTTTTACTTATCCTACATTTGGATTAAAGGACTTCGATTTTAATGCAAGAATAAACCTTAAAGAAATTAATGCTTTTATAAATGAAGATTTTGATCTTTTAATTAATTATTATGATATTGAAAAACCAGTTTTGTTACTTTTGACAAATAATTCAAGTGCAAAATTTAAGGTTGGTTTTTCTTCAATTGACAAGAGATTAAATCATTTCATGATTGCTGTTAATGCCCAAGATTATTCCGTTTTTACTCAAGAATTATTCAGATATCTAAAAATATTAAACAAAATATAA
- the dapA gene encoding 4-hydroxy-tetrahydrodipicolinate synthase, translating to MQSLIGTGVALITPFKEDFSIDIDALKRIVNFSIDGGIEYLVVLGTTAENATLSPDEKELVIQTVIEVNSGKLPLVLGVGGNDTLKVVEELKTRDLSAFTAILSVSPYYNKPTQEGIYQHFKAVSEASPIPVILYNVPGRTASNMLPSTVIRLANDFENIVAIKEAAGDMVQAMQILKNKPKDFLVISGDDMIALPIVLAGGSGVISVIGQGFPKEFSEMIRLGLNKKVDDAFKSQYLLSDCIDMIFEQGNPAGIKEVFKLLGISENVVRLPLVTVDESLSKGLCDFIKNIDKNS from the coding sequence ATGCAATCATTAATAGGAACAGGAGTTGCCCTAATCACTCCATTCAAAGAAGATTTTTCTATAGATATTGATGCCTTAAAAAGAATAGTGAATTTTTCTATCGATGGTGGTATAGAATATTTAGTCGTGCTCGGCACAACTGCAGAAAATGCAACATTATCTCCTGATGAAAAAGAGTTGGTGATTCAAACCGTGATTGAAGTAAATTCAGGAAAATTGCCTTTAGTTCTTGGTGTTGGTGGTAATGATACTTTGAAAGTTGTTGAGGAATTAAAAACTAGAGATCTATCTGCTTTTACTGCAATTCTTTCCGTTTCTCCATATTATAATAAACCTACACAGGAAGGAATATATCAACATTTCAAGGCAGTTTCTGAGGCTTCGCCAATTCCAGTAATTTTATATAATGTTCCTGGAAGAACTGCAAGCAATATGTTGCCAAGTACGGTAATAAGATTAGCAAATGATTTTGAAAATATTGTAGCGATCAAGGAAGCTGCTGGAGATATGGTTCAAGCCATGCAAATATTAAAGAATAAACCAAAAGATTTTCTAGTGATTTCTGGTGATGACATGATTGCTTTGCCAATAGTTTTGGCTGGTGGTTCTGGTGTTATATCGGTAATTGGCCAAGGTTTTCCTAAAGAATTTTCCGAAATGATTCGTTTGGGATTGAATAAAAAAGTAGATGATGCTTTTAAATCCCAATATTTACTTTCGGATTGTATTGATATGATTTTTGAACAAGGTAATCCGGCCGGTATCAAAGAAGTCTTTAAATTATTGGGAATTTCTGAAAATGTTGTAAGATTGCCTTTGGTTACAGTTGACGAATCTTTATCAAAAGGACTATGTGATTTTATTAAAAATATTGATAAAAACAGTTGA
- a CDS encoding outer membrane protein assembly factor BamD: MKKIISVLLVVLFFCSCSEYQSALKSGDVAVKFDVATKLYDAGKYTKAIRLFEQLAPAYRGKPSGEKLFYMYSQACYKTKQYYLAGYQFDSFVSGYPKSEKAEECAYLGAQSYSMLSPVYSLDQTDTYKALEKMQGFIDRYPNSTYIADANATYRKLSDKIEKKVYENALEYNRISNYKSAIIAFDNFIADFPGTPYKEKALYYKFDSAYSLAINSVPSKMEERLNAAKTYYLNLLKFKPNTEYKTKADEMSAQIDLELQKYNK; the protein is encoded by the coding sequence ATGAAAAAAATAATATCTGTATTGCTTGTTGTTCTCTTTTTTTGCTCTTGTAGTGAATATCAAAGTGCCTTAAAAAGTGGAGATGTTGCAGTAAAGTTTGATGTTGCTACAAAATTATATGATGCCGGAAAATATACGAAAGCTATTCGTTTATTTGAACAATTAGCTCCAGCTTACCGTGGTAAACCTTCGGGAGAAAAATTGTTTTATATGTATTCTCAGGCTTGTTATAAAACAAAGCAATATTATTTAGCTGGTTATCAATTTGATAGTTTTGTTTCGGGGTATCCAAAAAGTGAAAAAGCAGAAGAATGTGCTTATTTAGGAGCTCAAAGTTATTCGATGCTTTCTCCAGTTTATAGTCTAGATCAAACCGATACATACAAAGCATTAGAGAAAATGCAAGGATTTATTGATCGCTATCCAAATTCAACATATATTGCTGATGCAAATGCTACATACAGAAAGTTAAGTGATAAAATTGAAAAGAAGGTGTATGAAAATGCATTAGAATATAATAGAATATCAAATTATAAATCTGCTATTATTGCGTTTGATAATTTCATTGCAGATTTCCCAGGAACTCCTTATAAAGAAAAAGCATTGTATTATAAGTTTGATTCCGCTTATTCATTAGCAATAAATAGTGTTCCTTCAAAAATGGAAGAAAGGCTGAATGCTGCTAAAACATATTATTTGAACTTGCTTAAATTCAAGCCAAATACAGAATATAAAACAAAAGCAGATGAAATGTCAGCTCAAATTGATTTAGAATTACAAAAATATAATAAATAA
- a CDS encoding DNA-directed RNA polymerase subunit omega codes for MDLKKTNAPVNTITYNKTVIEEPTGNVYEAITIMAKRANQINSEIKKELTEKLEEFATYNDSLEEVFENKEQIEVSKFYEKLPKPHALAVQEWLDGKIYHRDANK; via the coding sequence ATGGATTTAAAAAAGACAAATGCTCCAGTAAACACAATAACATACAATAAAACTGTTATTGAGGAACCAACTGGAAATGTGTATGAGGCGATAACAATTATGGCTAAAAGAGCAAATCAAATTAATTCTGAGATAAAAAAAGAATTAACTGAGAAGCTGGAAGAATTTGCAACTTATAATGATAGTTTGGAAGAAGTTTTTGAAAATAAAGAGCAAATCGAAGTTTCAAAATTTTATGAAAAACTTCCAAAGCCTCATGCTTTGGCTGTACAAGAATGGCTTGATGGTAAAATCTACCATAGAGACGCCAACAAATAA
- the coaBC gene encoding bifunctional phosphopantothenoylcysteine decarboxylase/phosphopantothenate--cysteine ligase CoaBC gives MSVLSGKKILLGISGGIAAYKTASLVRLFIKAGAHVQVIMTPASKDFITPLTLSTLSKNPVFSEFYNKDEKNEEWNSHVELGLWADLMVIAPATANTLSKMSNGLCDNLLIACYLSAKCPVYFAPAMDLDMYIHPSTMDSFKTLKGYGNIMIPAESGELASGLSGEGRMAEPENIVSFLEADLESKLPLKGKKILITAGPTYEAIDPVRFIGNHSSGKMGFDIAKSAANLGASVILISGPTHLNINHPLIKVIPVVSAQDMYEACHDNFNGVDVAIAAAAVADYKPKNIALQKIKKTADDFTIKLEKTKDILASLGEIKEKQFLIGFALETENEIENAKAKIQKKNLDLIVLNSLQDEGAGFGKTTNKVTFIDSSFNIEPMELKSKEAVADDILNKVIAHFYD, from the coding sequence ATGTCAGTTTTAAGCGGAAAAAAGATTTTGCTGGGCATTTCTGGCGGAATTGCTGCATATAAAACGGCTTCATTAGTTAGACTCTTCATAAAAGCAGGTGCACATGTCCAAGTGATAATGACACCTGCTTCTAAGGATTTTATAACCCCACTTACCTTATCGACCTTATCCAAGAATCCTGTTTTTTCGGAGTTTTACAACAAAGACGAAAAAAATGAAGAGTGGAATAGCCATGTTGAGTTGGGACTTTGGGCAGATTTGATGGTCATTGCTCCGGCAACAGCCAATACATTGTCTAAAATGTCAAATGGATTGTGCGATAATCTATTAATTGCCTGTTATTTATCGGCAAAATGTCCAGTTTATTTTGCTCCAGCAATGGATTTGGATATGTATATTCATCCTTCTACAATGGATAGCTTCAAGACTTTAAAAGGTTACGGGAATATTATGATTCCAGCCGAAAGTGGAGAACTGGCCAGTGGTTTGTCTGGAGAAGGCAGAATGGCTGAACCAGAAAATATAGTTTCTTTTTTGGAAGCAGATCTCGAAAGTAAACTTCCACTTAAAGGAAAAAAAATACTCATCACTGCAGGGCCAACTTACGAAGCAATAGACCCCGTTCGATTCATTGGAAATCATTCTTCAGGAAAAATGGGTTTTGATATTGCTAAAAGTGCTGCGAATCTAGGTGCATCAGTAATATTAATTTCTGGACCTACGCATCTTAACATAAACCATCCGTTAATTAAAGTTATACCTGTTGTGTCTGCACAAGACATGTATGAGGCTTGTCATGATAATTTTAATGGGGTGGATGTTGCAATTGCAGCAGCAGCTGTTGCTGATTATAAACCTAAAAATATTGCTCTTCAAAAAATCAAAAAAACGGCTGACGATTTTACCATTAAATTAGAAAAAACGAAAGACATACTCGCCTCTTTGGGTGAAATTAAAGAAAAACAGTTCTTAATTGGCTTTGCTTTAGAAACTGAAAATGAAATTGAAAATGCCAAAGCAAAAATCCAGAAAAAAAACTTAGATTTGATAGTTCTTAATTCGCTGCAAGATGAAGGAGCCGGATTTGGAAAAACGACCAACAAAGTCACTTTTATTGATAGTTCTTTCAATATTGAACCGATGGAACTGAAATCAAAGGAAGCCGTTGCCGATGATATTTTAAACAAAGTAATAGCACATTTTTATGATTAA
- a CDS encoding DUF4835 family protein, whose translation MIKFVLFFFMGCGFIQAQQLNCTVTLNTDKMNNANQQVFKTLETALNEFINKTDWTGQSLSQKEKVNCSMYITVSNYTSDQFIANIQVQSSRNAYFSTYSSPVLNLNDKDFTFNYTEFENLTYVPTSFDSNLVSVISYYCYIILGMDADTFIPLYGNQYFGEALNIANVAQQGGYKGWNQSDGPLSRYTLINDLLSPTYNEIRQSTYQYYAGLDLMYQDQKKAKEIIKGSLINLEKLNATKPNSYLVRIFFDSKSDEIVSIFSGGPSIPITDMVDSLNKTSTLNASKWQSIKY comes from the coding sequence ATGATTAAATTTGTTTTATTTTTTTTTATGGGTTGTGGTTTTATTCAGGCACAACAGCTAAATTGCACGGTGACTTTGAATACCGATAAAATGAACAATGCCAATCAGCAAGTTTTTAAAACTTTGGAAACTGCCTTAAATGAGTTTATAAACAAAACAGATTGGACTGGACAAAGTTTGTCACAAAAAGAAAAAGTGAATTGTTCTATGTATATAACAGTTTCAAATTATACTTCGGATCAATTTATCGCCAATATTCAAGTGCAGTCTTCTAGAAACGCCTATTTTTCTACCTATTCATCTCCCGTATTAAACTTGAATGATAAAGATTTTACTTTTAATTATACGGAGTTTGAGAATTTGACATATGTACCCACAAGTTTTGATTCAAATTTGGTTTCTGTTATCTCTTACTATTGCTATATAATTTTAGGAATGGATGCAGATACTTTTATTCCTCTTTATGGAAATCAATATTTTGGAGAGGCTTTGAATATTGCAAATGTTGCTCAACAAGGCGGTTATAAAGGTTGGAACCAATCTGACGGTCCTTTGAGTCGATATACTTTAATAAATGATTTATTGTCTCCAACTTATAATGAGATAAGACAATCAACCTATCAATATTATGCTGGTTTAGATTTGATGTATCAAGATCAAAAAAAAGCAAAAGAAATTATTAAGGGATCGTTGATTAATTTGGAAAAGTTGAATGCCACAAAGCCCAATTCGTATCTTGTTAGAATATTTTTTGATTCAAAATCAGACGAAATTGTGTCTATTTTTTCTGGTGGTCCAAGCATTCCAATAACAGATATGGTTGACAGTTTAAACAAAACATCTACTTTGAATGCCAGTAAATGGCAATCTATTAAATATTAA
- the recN gene encoding DNA repair protein RecN, which produces MITSLSIKNYALIEKLTIDFSKGFSIITGETGAGKSIILGALGLALGKRADLTSLKNKEEKCVIEAHFEISKYNLKPFFEANDLDYENDTIIRREILPSGKSRAFINDSPVNLQELQELSLYLIDIHSQQQTQELSDENVQFKIIDAIANNLELIFEYQGLLKLYKTHKSRLNALLKRKGEASKEQEYNAFLLDELVVAKLKSGEQETLEADYEQLNNVEIIKESLDKSLAIANEEQIGVSHNLNEIKNAIQKIASFSTDYHTLFERITSLKIEFEDIAIELNRCSEKLINDPEQLNLIGQKLQLIYNLQKKHQVISVDELLDIQRNLENTVLELGNIDDEIINLTEVVDDNSKQLDKICDTIHQKRLEAIPLLSQKLIAILETLGMPNVRFQMELNSASTYLENGKDELQFLISANKGTDFGLLKKVASGGEMSRIMLAVKAILAQYSKLPTLIFDEIDTGVSGEIANRMGEIMKVMSSHMQIFAITHLPQIAAKGTEHFKVFKSTVGEDTQSELKLLTSEERITEIAQMLSGTVISDSALNHAKALLN; this is translated from the coding sequence ATGATAACTTCTCTGTCGATAAAAAACTATGCGTTAATTGAAAAATTGACTATTGATTTTTCTAAAGGTTTTTCTATAATTACGGGTGAAACGGGAGCCGGTAAATCGATAATATTGGGTGCTTTAGGTTTGGCTTTGGGAAAAAGAGCTGATCTGACTTCACTCAAAAATAAAGAAGAAAAATGTGTTATTGAAGCTCATTTTGAAATTTCGAAATACAATTTAAAACCTTTTTTTGAAGCTAATGATTTAGATTATGAAAATGACACTATCATTCGCAGAGAAATTTTGCCATCCGGAAAATCAAGAGCTTTTATCAATGACAGTCCAGTAAATCTTCAGGAATTGCAGGAATTGAGTCTTTATTTAATTGATATTCATTCCCAACAACAAACTCAGGAATTGTCTGATGAGAATGTGCAATTTAAAATTATAGATGCGATTGCCAATAACCTGGAACTAATTTTTGAATATCAGGGACTTTTAAAATTGTATAAAACTCATAAGTCTCGATTGAACGCTTTGCTTAAAAGAAAAGGAGAAGCTTCTAAAGAACAGGAATACAACGCATTTCTTTTGGACGAATTGGTTGTTGCAAAACTAAAATCAGGTGAACAGGAAACGCTTGAAGCCGATTATGAGCAATTAAATAATGTTGAGATTATCAAAGAATCATTAGACAAATCTTTGGCAATTGCCAATGAAGAGCAAATTGGTGTTTCCCATAATTTGAATGAAATAAAAAATGCCATTCAAAAAATCGCATCTTTTTCAACGGATTATCATACATTATTTGAAAGAATAACAAGCCTTAAAATTGAATTTGAAGATATTGCGATTGAATTGAATCGTTGTTCAGAAAAATTGATTAATGATCCGGAGCAGTTAAATCTGATTGGCCAGAAACTCCAACTGATTTATAACTTGCAAAAAAAGCATCAGGTGATTTCGGTCGATGAGTTATTGGACATCCAGAGGAATTTGGAGAACACTGTTTTGGAACTTGGGAATATTGATGATGAGATTATAAATCTGACAGAAGTAGTTGATGACAATAGTAAACAACTCGATAAAATTTGTGATACCATTCACCAAAAAAGACTCGAGGCCATTCCTCTTTTGTCACAAAAACTGATTGCTATTTTAGAAACCTTGGGAATGCCGAATGTGCGTTTTCAAATGGAATTAAATAGTGCTTCAACGTATTTGGAAAATGGAAAAGACGAATTGCAATTTTTAATTTCGGCCAATAAAGGAACCGATTTCGGATTGTTAAAGAAAGTGGCGTCTGGAGGAGAAATGTCCCGAATTATGCTTGCGGTAAAAGCAATTTTAGCGCAATATTCAAAACTGCCAACATTGATTTTTGATGAGATTGACACTGGTGTTTCTGGGGAAATTGCCAACAGAATGGGGGAAATTATGAAAGTAATGAGCAGTCATATGCAAATATTTGCCATAACCCATTTACCTCAAATTGCGGCTAAAGGAACAGAACATTTTAAAGTGTTTAAATCTACTGTTGGTGAGGATACTCAGTCAGAATTAAAATTGTTGACCAGCGAAGAAAGAATCACAGAAATTGCACAAATGTTATCAGGAACTGTTATTTCGGATTCTGCCTTAAATCACGCAAAAGCCTTGTTGAACTAA
- the fabV gene encoding enoyl-ACP reductase FabV yields MIIEPRMRGFICLTAQPKGCEQSVKNQIEYVKSKGTIDGAKKVLVIGASTGFGLASRITSAFGSNAATIGVFFEKEPAEGKTASPGWYNSAAFEQEAQKAGLYAKSINGDAFSNEVKRQTLDLIKADLGQVDLIIYSLASPVRLNPKTGVLHRSVLKPIGATFTNKTVDFHTGIVSNISIEPCNEEDIANTVAVMGGEDWAMWIDALKAENLLAPGATTVAYSYIGPSLTEAVYRKGTIGRAKDHLEATAFTITDSLADINGKAYVSVNKALVTQASSAIPVIPLYISLLYKIMKEKGIHEGCIEQIQRLYQQRLYTGAPMITDEKGRIRVDDWEMREDVQAQVAKLWLEATTENLAELGDLEGYRKDFYNLFGFGFDGVDYKADTNEVVAIPSIG; encoded by the coding sequence ATGATTATAGAACCAAGAATGAGAGGATTTATTTGTTTGACAGCCCAACCAAAAGGATGTGAGCAAAGTGTTAAAAATCAAATTGAATACGTAAAATCAAAAGGAACTATAGACGGAGCCAAGAAAGTATTGGTTATTGGAGCTTCAACAGGTTTTGGGTTGGCTTCTAGAATTACGAGTGCTTTTGGTTCTAATGCCGCTACAATTGGTGTGTTCTTTGAAAAGGAACCTGCAGAAGGCAAAACAGCTTCTCCGGGGTGGTACAATTCTGCTGCTTTTGAACAAGAAGCTCAAAAAGCGGGTTTGTATGCAAAAAGTATCAATGGTGACGCTTTTTCTAATGAAGTAAAAAGACAGACATTAGATCTTATAAAAGCCGATTTAGGCCAAGTTGATTTAATTATTTATAGTTTAGCATCTCCAGTGCGATTAAATCCTAAAACTGGAGTTTTACACCGTTCTGTTTTGAAACCAATTGGAGCTACTTTTACAAATAAAACAGTTGATTTTCATACAGGAATTGTTTCAAATATTTCTATTGAACCATGTAATGAGGAAGATATTGCCAATACAGTTGCCGTAATGGGTGGTGAAGATTGGGCTATGTGGATTGACGCTTTGAAAGCTGAAAATTTATTGGCTCCAGGTGCTACAACCGTTGCTTATTCTTATATTGGGCCATCATTAACAGAGGCGGTTTACAGAAAAGGAACAATTGGCCGTGCCAAAGATCACTTGGAGGCAACAGCATTCACAATTACCGATAGCTTAGCCGATATAAATGGTAAAGCGTATGTTTCTGTAAACAAGGCTTTGGTAACTCAAGCTAGTTCTGCCATTCCGGTTATTCCATTATATATTTCCTTATTGTATAAAATAATGAAAGAAAAAGGAATTCATGAAGGTTGTATTGAACAAATTCAACGTTTGTACCAACAAAGATTGTATACTGGGGCACCGATGATTACTGATGAAAAAGGTAGAATCCGAGTTGATGATTGGGAAATGAGAGAAGATGTTCAGGCTCAAGTGGCAAAACTTTGGTTGGAAGCTACAACTGAAAATCTGGCAGAATTAGGAGATTTAGAAGGATACAGAAAGGATTTCTATAATTTGTTTGGTTTTGGGTTTGATGGTGTAGATTATAAAGCAGATACAAACGAAGTGGTTGCAATACCAAGTATTGGATAA
- a CDS encoding enoyl-ACP reductase, with the protein MYNLLKGKRGIIFGALDENSIAWKTAERIHEEGGIFVLTNAPAAMRLGDIDKLAQKIGCQIIPADATSVTDLEILVDKAVEILGGKIDFVLHSIGMSVNVRKGNHYTNQNYEYTEKGWNVSAVSFHKLMQVLYKKDAMNEWGSIIALSYMAAQRVFPDYNDMADNKAFLESIARSFGYFFGRDKKVRVNTISQSPTATRAGQGVKGFGGFIAFAEKMSPLGNATAAECADYIVVMFSDLTRKVTLQNLLHDGGFSNMGVSQEVMEMFE; encoded by the coding sequence ATGTATAATTTATTAAAAGGTAAAAGAGGTATCATTTTTGGTGCTTTGGATGAAAACTCTATTGCATGGAAAACAGCTGAACGTATTCATGAAGAAGGTGGGATTTTTGTATTAACCAATGCGCCTGCGGCAATGCGGTTAGGTGATATTGATAAATTAGCCCAAAAAATCGGATGTCAAATTATTCCCGCTGATGCCACTTCGGTAACAGATTTAGAAATTTTGGTTGACAAAGCAGTTGAAATTCTTGGTGGTAAAATAGATTTTGTTTTACATTCAATCGGAATGTCGGTGAATGTTCGAAAAGGGAATCACTATACCAATCAGAATTATGAATATACTGAAAAAGGCTGGAATGTTTCTGCGGTTTCTTTTCATAAGCTAATGCAAGTATTATATAAAAAAGATGCCATGAATGAATGGGGCAGTATCATTGCCTTGTCTTATATGGCAGCTCAGCGTGTTTTTCCAGATTATAATGATATGGCAGACAATAAGGCTTTCCTGGAATCTATTGCGCGTAGTTTTGGGTATTTCTTTGGCAGGGACAAAAAAGTGAGAGTAAATACGATTTCGCAATCGCCTACAGCAACACGTGCAGGTCAAGGGGTTAAAGGGTTTGGAGGATTTATCGCTTTTGCTGAAAAAATGTCTCCACTAGGAAACGCTACAGCTGCAGAATGTGCTGACTATATTGTTGTTATGTTTTCTGATTTAACTAGAAAAGTGACTCTGCAAAACTTATTGCATGACGGTGGATTCTCCAATATGGGAGTCAGTCAAGAAGTAATGGAAATGTTTGAATAA